A genomic region of Methanothermobacter sp. CaT2 contains the following coding sequences:
- a CDS encoding bile acid:sodium symporter family protein, with protein sequence MEMTGTIKKYYGALTLLCVLTGLLFPQFSVFSGYTPLLLALLVFSLVIEHSLEDFGRIIHHPQFLGLVSVSNFLLYPILGFLFIKIFNFSGDMVAGIILLSFAPSPVVAALWTELSGGDGTPALSAALTSMLLSVAVYPAVLYLMGVASPSVAFRVFELLVFTVFLPAVAALILRLEEERFIPARKTLNFLSAILGLVIIVVAVAHMSGSVRNGGVMEIVITVSVMLLAGFTYGFILGRLRGDDGAAYVYTAGMRDGVIPVGVALTYFSPAVALPATILLVVMPVFTGIVYYLVGDGE encoded by the coding sequence ATGGAGATGACAGGAACCATAAAGAAGTACTATGGGGCCCTGACGCTCCTATGCGTCCTCACAGGTCTATTGTTCCCCCAGTTTTCAGTTTTCTCAGGTTACACGCCCCTGCTTCTTGCATTGCTGGTGTTCTCCCTTGTCATTGAACACAGCCTGGAGGACTTTGGGAGGATCATACACCACCCCCAGTTCCTTGGACTGGTCTCTGTGTCCAATTTTCTGTTATACCCAATTCTGGGGTTCCTTTTTATTAAGATATTCAACTTCAGCGGTGATATGGTTGCTGGAATAATACTCCTCTCGTTTGCACCATCCCCGGTTGTCGCGGCCCTCTGGACCGAACTATCCGGTGGTGACGGCACCCCCGCCCTTTCAGCTGCCCTTACATCCATGCTCCTATCTGTTGCAGTTTACCCCGCTGTCCTCTACCTAATGGGTGTGGCCTCACCTTCGGTGGCGTTCAGGGTATTTGAACTCCTTGTCTTCACAGTGTTCCTGCCCGCTGTGGCTGCCCTCATTCTGAGGCTTGAGGAGGAGAGGTTCATACCTGCAAGGAAGACCCTTAACTTCCTCTCGGCGATACTCGGGCTTGTTATAATCGTTGTCGCGGTTGCCCACATGTCAGGTTCAGTGAGAAATGGTGGGGTCATGGAGATTGTCATTACGGTGTCTGTGATGCTACTTGCAGGTTTCACCTACGGCTTCATTCTCGGGAGGCTGAGAGGGGATGATGGGGCCGCATATGTTTACACGGCGGGTATGCGTGATGGTGTGATCCCTGTTGGTGTGGCCCTCACCTACTTTTCACCTGCAGTTGCACTCCCTGCCACGATTTTACTTGTGGTGATGCCGGTATTCACTGGAATTGTTTACTATCTGGTTGGAGATGGAGAATAG
- the glmS gene encoding glutamine--fructose-6-phosphate transaminase (isomerizing) produces MCGIVACILKDNRAAPVLLECVRRLEYRGYDSVGIATADPMINIKKDRGKIDEVDSELDLADLPGSMGIAHVRWATHGLPTAENAHPHTDCTGEIAVVHNGIIENYLEVKEELESEGHVFRSETDTEVIPHLIEKYMDEGMDLEAATATALRKLKGAYAIAAISSREPGRVVGARKESPLIVGVGDGEFFLASDVPAILNHTKNIIYLDDGEMVIIDGDVRVRDLDGNTVSKEVHLIDWTADMAEKAGYDHFMIKEIHEEPGAVRDTLTEMEDVMRVVKEIGEVERVCFVACGTSYHASLVGKYLFESILGIPTDVILASEFRYSARALTDGTLAVFISQSGETADTLNALRSANSRAKTLAIVNVLGSSATREAQHVLYTRAGPEIGVAATKTYVSQLTIIYMLVAAMGAPELIEKLEGVPAIMEEALGDEDNIRALASRYSKVSDFFFIGRGFSYPTALEGALKLKEITYIHGEGYAAGELKHGPLALIDDGVPVVAISPPGPCHDKTLSNVEEVRARGARVIGVGSTLDEALRKEADDFIGLSPEVDEVLSPLVYIVPLQLLSYYVSVERGLDPDKPKNLAKCVTVE; encoded by the coding sequence ATGTGTGGCATTGTGGCTTGTATACTCAAAGATAACAGGGCTGCGCCGGTACTCCTTGAATGCGTCAGGAGACTTGAGTACAGGGGCTATGACTCTGTAGGTATTGCAACGGCAGACCCAATGATAAATATCAAGAAGGACAGGGGTAAAATCGACGAGGTGGACTCAGAGCTGGATCTCGCTGATCTACCAGGCAGCATGGGGATAGCCCATGTCAGGTGGGCCACACATGGTCTTCCAACCGCCGAGAACGCCCATCCCCACACAGACTGCACTGGGGAGATAGCGGTCGTTCACAACGGTATAATAGAGAACTACCTGGAGGTTAAGGAGGAGCTTGAATCAGAGGGCCATGTCTTCAGGTCCGAGACAGACACAGAGGTGATACCACACCTCATAGAGAAGTACATGGATGAGGGTATGGACCTTGAAGCCGCAACAGCCACAGCACTCAGAAAACTTAAGGGCGCATATGCCATTGCAGCCATATCCTCCAGGGAACCCGGCAGGGTGGTGGGCGCAAGGAAGGAGAGCCCCCTCATAGTCGGTGTCGGTGATGGCGAGTTCTTCCTGGCCTCGGATGTCCCGGCCATCCTGAACCACACCAAGAACATCATATACCTGGATGACGGTGAGATGGTCATAATTGACGGTGATGTGAGGGTAAGGGACCTTGATGGTAACACGGTGAGTAAGGAGGTCCATTTAATTGACTGGACAGCTGATATGGCTGAAAAGGCAGGATACGATCACTTCATGATCAAGGAGATACATGAGGAGCCAGGGGCCGTCAGGGACACCCTCACAGAGATGGAGGATGTTATGCGGGTGGTGAAGGAGATAGGTGAGGTTGAAAGGGTATGTTTTGTTGCCTGCGGAACCTCCTACCACGCATCACTGGTGGGCAAGTACCTCTTTGAGAGCATCCTGGGCATACCCACTGATGTCATCCTTGCAAGTGAGTTCAGGTACTCTGCACGTGCCCTCACAGACGGGACCCTTGCAGTATTCATAAGCCAGTCCGGTGAAACAGCCGACACCCTCAATGCCCTGAGATCCGCAAATTCAAGGGCCAAGACCCTGGCGATAGTCAACGTCCTTGGAAGCTCAGCAACAAGGGAGGCACAGCATGTCCTCTACACAAGGGCGGGTCCTGAGATAGGTGTTGCAGCCACAAAGACCTATGTGAGCCAGCTTACCATTATATACATGCTTGTGGCTGCCATGGGGGCCCCTGAGCTCATTGAGAAACTCGAAGGGGTCCCTGCTATCATGGAGGAGGCCCTTGGGGATGAGGACAATATAAGGGCCCTTGCATCCCGCTACAGCAAGGTGAGCGACTTCTTCTTCATAGGGCGCGGGTTTTCCTATCCAACAGCCCTTGAGGGCGCACTTAAACTCAAGGAGATAACATACATCCATGGTGAGGGTTATGCTGCGGGGGAACTCAAACATGGGCCCCTGGCACTCATCGATGACGGGGTGCCTGTTGTTGCCATTTCACCCCCCGGGCCATGTCACGACAAGACCCTGAGCAACGTTGAGGAGGTCAGGGCGAGGGGTGCGAGGGTTATAGGTGTTGGGAGCACCCTTGATGAGGCCCTAAGGAAGGAGGCCGATGACTTCATAGGTCTGAGCCCTGAGGTCGATGAGGTACTATCACCCCTTGTGTACATCGTTCCCCTGCAGCTGCTCTCATACTATGTGAGTGTTGAGCGGGGACTTGACCCTGATAAGCCAAAGAACCTTGCAAAGTGTGTAACCGTTGAATGA
- a CDS encoding glycosyltransferase family 4 protein, whose translation MRIAMVIEAWKPICGGGQVVAYEVCKRLSKNYDCKIDLFVMNLEGYTGPEVEKRNENFRIIHVGKKKKWKFKDRLIWLIEVFFTLLKENKKSDYEIIYAHSNLPGIIAKLTSFILKVPSVYHVHGSGVRVINEMYNETLAGKIIYFLEDILQTKIKYNLEITVDRDFLNFENVNEPVYIPNGVDHSNFKAKSKKNKKTFNILFVGRLHPQKGLKILIDASRDLKNLFEKKNVRIIIVGDGPQRSELCSMVCEYGLEEIFEFRGEKRGSDLIEEYVNADLFILPSLYEGFPLTVLEAWAAKLPVLVSDVGDLPYVIKDGENGFLFKGGSSADLKKKISRILEMDTSSLSQIAEKSYRKLVDEYTWDKIVPRIYEELKRVR comes from the coding sequence ATGAGAATTGCGATGGTAATAGAGGCCTGGAAGCCTATATGTGGAGGGGGACAAGTAGTTGCCTATGAAGTCTGTAAAAGATTATCTAAAAATTACGATTGTAAGATAGACCTTTTTGTAATGAATCTCGAGGGCTACACAGGTCCAGAGGTTGAAAAAAGAAATGAAAATTTCAGGATAATCCATGTTGGTAAAAAAAAGAAATGGAAATTTAAAGATAGATTAATCTGGCTGATTGAAGTTTTTTTTACCTTATTAAAGGAAAATAAAAAGAGTGATTATGAGATAATATATGCTCATTCAAATTTACCGGGTATTATTGCCAAATTGACATCATTTATACTCAAAGTCCCTTCTGTCTATCATGTCCATGGGAGTGGTGTTAGGGTAATCAATGAAATGTATAATGAAACTCTTGCAGGAAAGATTATTTATTTTCTTGAAGACATCCTCCAGACGAAAATAAAATATAATCTTGAAATAACTGTTGATAGGGATTTTCTAAACTTTGAAAATGTTAATGAGCCCGTATACATCCCTAATGGGGTTGATCACTCAAATTTTAAAGCTAAAAGTAAAAAGAATAAGAAAACTTTCAATATACTCTTTGTAGGTAGATTACATCCTCAAAAGGGACTTAAGATCCTTATAGATGCTTCCAGAGATCTTAAAAATCTTTTTGAAAAGAAAAATGTAAGGATAATTATTGTTGGTGACGGGCCTCAACGCAGTGAACTTTGTTCTATGGTTTGTGAATATGGACTTGAGGAGATTTTTGAGTTCAGGGGTGAAAAACGTGGGAGTGATCTTATAGAAGAATATGTTAATGCTGATCTTTTTATTTTACCGTCACTCTATGAGGGTTTTCCACTTACAGTTTTAGAGGCATGGGCTGCAAAACTACCAGTTCTTGTTTCAGATGTTGGGGATTTACCATATGTCATAAAGGACGGAGAAAATGGATTTTTATTTAAAGGCGGAAGTTCAGCTGATTTGAAAAAAAAGATCAGCAGAATACTAGAGATGGATACTTCATCGCTGTCACAGATCGCGGAAAAATCATATAGAAAACTTGTAGATGAATATACGTGGGATAAAATAGTACCAAGAATCTATGAAGAATTAAAAAGGGTCAGATGA
- a CDS encoding glycosyltransferase family 2 protein, whose translation MTETYIITPNLNGCRFLHGYFTSILKQTYNNFRIIFIDNGSSDGSVDFIKKNFGDLINQKILLIENDKNLGFAASNNQGIRVAMADPQCRYIVCLNNDTVVLPDFIENLIKEAERSENTGSVQAKMIWGQKKDLMDSAGLEYSKNGLGFNRGAYEPVENFDEHSRILGCCAGACLYRKEALEDIEVDGEYFDEDFFAYYEDFDLALRLRNAGWDSCYTPEAIVYHYKGGTNPFISDFTVYHNWRNYTWTFIKNMPLKLLLKYFPLFIFTEILQVFLNLKRRKFVILRAKYDAYRNLGQIIRKRKKVKMVPDSDLEEYLIMRWNVRVPKIEE comes from the coding sequence ATGACAGAAACATATATAATAACCCCGAATTTAAATGGGTGCAGATTTCTCCATGGATATTTCACATCAATCCTCAAACAGACTTATAATAACTTCAGAATAATTTTCATCGATAATGGATCATCAGATGGGTCCGTTGATTTTATAAAGAAGAATTTTGGTGATCTAATCAATCAGAAGATCCTCTTAATTGAAAATGATAAAAATCTCGGATTTGCGGCATCAAACAATCAGGGGATAAGGGTCGCGATGGCTGACCCCCAGTGCAGGTACATAGTCTGCCTCAACAATGACACCGTGGTTCTCCCGGATTTTATAGAAAACCTCATCAAAGAAGCCGAAAGAAGTGAGAATACAGGTAGCGTTCAGGCAAAGATGATATGGGGTCAGAAGAAGGATCTGATGGATTCAGCGGGCCTTGAATACTCAAAGAACGGTCTTGGGTTCAACAGGGGCGCCTATGAACCCGTGGAAAATTTTGATGAACACAGCAGAATCCTTGGGTGCTGTGCCGGCGCCTGTTTATACCGGAAGGAGGCCCTTGAGGATATCGAAGTTGATGGCGAGTATTTCGATGAGGATTTCTTTGCCTACTATGAGGACTTTGATCTTGCACTCAGACTCAGGAATGCAGGGTGGGACTCCTGTTACACTCCAGAGGCCATAGTATACCACTACAAGGGTGGTACCAACCCATTCATAAGTGATTTCACAGTCTATCATAACTGGAGAAATTACACATGGACCTTCATCAAAAATATGCCCCTCAAACTTCTCTTGAAGTATTTCCCCCTTTTCATTTTCACGGAGATCCTGCAGGTTTTCCTGAATCTGAAGAGAAGAAAGTTCGTCATCCTCAGAGCAAAGTATGATGCCTACAGAAACCTAGGCCAGATTATACGTAAAAGAAAAAAAGTGAAGATGGTTCCAGATAGCGACCTTGAAGAGTATCTTATAATGAGGTGGAATGTCAGGGTCCCCAAAATTGAAGAATAA
- a CDS encoding PAS domain S-box protein, with protein sequence MNPLALISITAFVTATVSGIYIFVKNPESRFNRTLLAFSALVAYLSLTDFGLYISESYGMAAFWVRMGFLWPFVVPVILHMVMIFTGRMRRWYTLTALYVPAFIFSALELTTGLITAGPLLTTWGWTFLSSRSAAYDLSNIWGLAVGIIALILVVIHLRSSSREGRTQGLYLFTGLILPIVTGFLTDLVLPFMGIETPSLTNPAAAAGVSIIAYGVLRFHIPVLSPINAAMDIVRSMNSFLIMTDLEFRISYVNPAAERLTGFSAAELLGRRIDEVMEFEGKLSEMMESMVESALKSGDGLIPVVVSAGHIHGGGGEHVGLLFTGSDIRPIKEMEQKLKRREERLVLLTEHMADGLGEFDRNFNFRYLSPSVKNITGYGHRHLINRSAIEFLDYVHPDDRENVRDLIMSDAEMHRATFRIKRPDGSYRWVEYVDRPIRRDGGISGYVFGLRDIHEHKLAEEALRVSREKFRELFRNMNAGVIALVPVKGGFRVLSMNPAAEEMEGVVCGDVKGMELERALPGIAESSIREALERVTEKDGPLHLPEVKRGERWLEVYIYRLSTGEVVIIYCDITLRKEYEERLRSSLKEKEALLREVHHRVKNNFQIISSLINLQLSEIQDPAPLLDLQTRVQSMALVHELLYESEDITSIDMRRYIERLTSSILDSYHAAGIELRISAKDVTLPIETAVPLGLIINELITNSVKHAFSEGGEITVELESEGDDFILTISDNGVGFPSGFVLEESDSLGLKLVDGLVDQLDGDLEVDMEDGTEFRVRFSVVPYRPRI encoded by the coding sequence ATGAATCCACTGGCCCTGATTTCAATCACTGCTTTTGTGACTGCAACCGTCTCTGGAATATACATCTTTGTGAAGAACCCTGAGAGCCGTTTCAACAGGACACTTCTTGCTTTTTCGGCACTCGTCGCATACCTTTCACTCACAGATTTCGGCCTTTACATCTCTGAATCCTATGGGATGGCAGCCTTCTGGGTCAGGATGGGGTTCCTCTGGCCATTCGTGGTTCCTGTGATCCTTCACATGGTAATGATATTCACAGGAAGAATGAGGAGATGGTACACTCTCACAGCACTCTACGTACCTGCATTTATATTTTCAGCCCTTGAACTAACAACCGGCCTCATAACAGCCGGCCCACTGCTTACAACATGGGGCTGGACCTTCCTATCATCCAGATCAGCAGCATATGACCTTTCAAACATCTGGGGACTCGCCGTTGGCATAATTGCACTTATACTTGTTGTGATTCACCTCAGGTCCTCCTCACGTGAAGGGAGGACCCAGGGACTCTACCTTTTCACTGGCCTTATACTTCCCATTGTAACCGGGTTCCTCACTGATCTGGTGCTTCCATTTATGGGCATTGAGACCCCATCACTCACAAACCCTGCCGCTGCAGCTGGAGTCTCCATCATAGCCTACGGGGTGCTGAGGTTTCACATACCAGTACTCAGTCCAATAAATGCAGCGATGGACATTGTAAGGAGCATGAACAGTTTTCTCATCATGACAGACCTTGAATTCAGGATATCCTATGTTAACCCGGCAGCCGAGAGGTTAACGGGTTTCAGTGCGGCGGAACTTCTGGGGAGGAGGATAGATGAGGTCATGGAATTTGAGGGTAAACTATCTGAAATGATGGAATCCATGGTTGAGTCAGCCCTGAAATCAGGGGATGGACTGATACCTGTTGTTGTATCCGCTGGCCACATCCATGGAGGTGGAGGTGAACACGTCGGCCTCCTCTTCACGGGATCAGATATAAGGCCGATAAAGGAGATGGAACAAAAACTTAAAAGGAGGGAGGAACGCCTTGTGCTGCTCACAGAGCACATGGCTGATGGCCTCGGGGAATTTGACAGGAACTTCAACTTCAGATACCTCAGCCCATCAGTGAAGAACATAACCGGTTACGGACATAGGCACCTCATCAACAGGTCAGCCATCGAGTTCCTGGATTACGTGCACCCCGATGACCGGGAGAATGTCAGGGACCTTATCATGAGCGATGCGGAAATGCACAGGGCAACATTCAGAATAAAAAGGCCAGATGGAAGCTACAGGTGGGTGGAGTACGTTGACAGGCCCATCCGCAGAGATGGTGGTATCAGTGGCTACGTCTTCGGCCTGAGGGATATACATGAGCATAAACTCGCAGAGGAGGCCCTCAGGGTGAGCCGGGAGAAGTTCAGGGAGCTTTTCAGGAACATGAATGCAGGGGTAATCGCTTTAGTTCCTGTTAAAGGAGGGTTCAGGGTTTTATCCATGAATCCCGCTGCTGAGGAGATGGAGGGTGTCGTCTGCGGGGACGTGAAGGGAATGGAACTTGAGAGGGCGCTTCCAGGAATCGCAGAATCCAGTATCAGAGAAGCCCTTGAAAGGGTGACTGAGAAGGATGGACCACTGCACCTCCCTGAGGTTAAACGTGGTGAGAGATGGCTTGAAGTGTACATATACAGGCTTTCAACAGGTGAGGTTGTCATAATATACTGTGATATAACCCTCAGAAAGGAGTATGAGGAGAGGCTGAGATCCTCCCTAAAGGAGAAGGAGGCGCTTCTGAGGGAGGTGCACCACAGGGTCAAGAACAACTTCCAGATAATATCCAGCCTCATAAACCTCCAGTTATCTGAAATCCAGGATCCAGCACCCCTTCTGGACCTTCAGACCAGGGTTCAATCCATGGCCCTCGTACATGAACTCCTCTATGAATCTGAGGATATCACCAGCATTGACATGAGGCGCTACATTGAGAGGCTCACATCATCCATCCTGGACAGCTACCATGCAGCGGGAATAGAACTCAGGATTTCGGCGAAGGATGTGACTCTCCCCATCGAGACCGCCGTACCTCTGGGACTCATAATAAATGAACTCATCACAAATTCCGTGAAACATGCATTCAGTGAGGGGGGAGAGATCACAGTGGAACTGGAATCAGAGGGTGATGATTTCATACTCACCATCTCAGATAATGGTGTGGGTTTTCCATCTGGCTTTGTACTTGAGGAGTCTGATTCACTGGGCCTGAAACTTGTAGATGGCCTTGTGGATCAGCTGGACGGGGACCTTGAAGTGGATATGGAGGATGGAACTGAATTCAGGGTAAGATTCTCGGTTGTGCCCTACAGGCCCAGAATATAG
- the tgtA gene encoding tRNA guanosine(15) transglycosylase TgtA, translating into MFEIRSKDNLGRTGVLKTEHGEVRTPALMPVIHPGKQTIDVKRFGAEIVITNAYIIYRNPELRDEALRKGVHGLINFDGPVMTDSGSFQLSEYGDVEVENHEIVRFQDEIGTDIGTSLDIPTPPGVSHRRALEEVEITLQRARESLEYRERMMLNAVVQGSTHPDLRRYCASQLAELPVELHPIGAVVPLMESYRYRELVDAVLSSVSELPPSRPRHLMGAGHPMIFALAASMGCDLFDSAAYILYAEDDRLLSTEGTYKLENLQEMPCSCRVCTDYTPSELRGMEAEDRRNLIAEHNLHVSFAEIRKVRQAIYDGSLMELVEERCRAHPRLLEGYRRMSSYVELSERFEPRSKRSAFFYTGPESLGRVEVHRYLQWVKKNLKGRMAIVGPSRKPYSSSLPSSISGFRSMKPQVDGEWSVVVADVPFGLIPLELDQVYPLAQSDAPGIMDLEARHFLRELILDLEGDVIISEDLCSELGLQLPHIYSGEVETYVDDLDRIRMIAEYQFGEGAGDALFPDDVRIERSRNTGKIRHIYSGEKLICTMRASDGLFVLSAEGARRLHDGTAYPRCRVAVNEESEPFAREGRSVFAKFIIDCDNNIRAGDEVLIVNAHDELLATGRALLCAEEMMDLKHGQAVKTRKGGF; encoded by the coding sequence ATGTTTGAGATAAGATCAAAGGACAACCTGGGAAGAACAGGTGTCCTCAAGACAGAACACGGAGAGGTCAGGACACCGGCGCTGATGCCTGTTATACACCCAGGTAAGCAGACAATCGACGTTAAGAGGTTCGGCGCTGAGATTGTGATAACCAATGCATACATAATCTACAGGAACCCTGAACTCAGGGACGAGGCACTGAGAAAGGGTGTCCATGGACTCATAAACTTTGATGGGCCTGTAATGACGGATTCGGGTTCATTTCAGCTCTCAGAGTACGGCGACGTTGAGGTTGAAAACCATGAAATAGTCCGCTTCCAGGATGAGATAGGCACAGACATAGGGACGTCCCTGGATATACCGACTCCGCCTGGTGTGAGCCACAGGAGGGCCCTTGAGGAGGTTGAGATCACACTTCAAAGGGCCAGGGAGTCCCTTGAGTACAGGGAGAGGATGATGCTCAATGCCGTTGTACAGGGATCAACCCACCCTGACCTCAGAAGGTACTGCGCCTCACAGCTTGCAGAGCTCCCGGTGGAGCTCCACCCCATAGGTGCCGTCGTACCTCTCATGGAGTCCTACAGGTACAGGGAGCTGGTTGACGCTGTACTATCCTCTGTTTCAGAACTTCCACCATCAAGGCCAAGGCACCTCATGGGGGCTGGGCATCCAATGATATTTGCCCTCGCTGCCTCCATGGGATGCGACCTCTTTGATTCGGCGGCCTACATACTCTATGCAGAGGATGATCGTCTTCTGAGCACAGAGGGGACATATAAACTTGAGAACCTCCAGGAAATGCCGTGCTCATGCCGGGTATGCACGGATTATACCCCATCTGAGCTTCGCGGGATGGAGGCTGAGGATAGAAGGAACCTCATAGCTGAACACAACCTCCATGTGAGCTTTGCAGAGATAAGGAAGGTCCGCCAGGCAATTTATGATGGGAGCCTAATGGAACTTGTTGAGGAGAGATGCAGGGCACATCCAAGGCTCCTTGAGGGGTACAGGAGGATGTCATCTTACGTTGAACTCTCTGAGAGATTCGAGCCAAGGTCCAAACGCTCAGCATTCTTCTACACTGGACCAGAGTCACTGGGGCGTGTTGAGGTTCACAGGTATCTTCAGTGGGTTAAGAAAAACCTGAAGGGAAGGATGGCCATCGTAGGCCCATCAAGGAAACCCTACTCATCCAGTTTACCCTCCAGTATCAGTGGTTTTCGCTCAATGAAGCCCCAGGTTGATGGAGAATGGAGTGTGGTGGTTGCGGACGTCCCCTTTGGCCTCATACCCCTTGAACTTGACCAGGTCTACCCACTTGCCCAGAGCGATGCGCCGGGTATCATGGACCTGGAGGCCAGGCACTTCCTGAGGGAACTGATACTCGACCTTGAGGGGGATGTGATCATCAGTGAGGACCTCTGCAGTGAACTCGGACTTCAGCTTCCACACATCTATTCAGGGGAGGTGGAGACCTATGTTGATGACCTTGACCGCATAAGGATGATTGCAGAGTACCAGTTCGGCGAGGGGGCCGGCGATGCCCTTTTCCCTGATGATGTGAGGATTGAGAGGAGCCGTAACACAGGGAAGATAAGGCACATCTACTCAGGGGAGAAACTGATATGCACCATGAGGGCATCTGACGGCCTCTTTGTGCTCTCAGCTGAGGGTGCCAGGAGACTTCATGATGGCACAGCCTACCCCCGCTGCAGGGTGGCCGTGAATGAGGAGTCTGAACCATTTGCAAGGGAGGGCAGGAGTGTATTTGCAAAGTTTATAATTGACTGCGACAATAATATAAGGGCCGGCGATGAAGTTTTAATTGTTAATGCTCATGATGAACTTCTGGCCACAGGCAGGGCACTTCTCTGTGCCGAGGAGATGATGGACCTCAAGCATGGCCAGGCAGTGAAAACCAGGAAAGGAGGATTTTAA
- a CDS encoding tRNA (5-methylaminomethyl-2-thiouridine)(34)-methyltransferase MnmD has protein sequence MVLTPRDDVLGAVRKYFESERQDGINRRTEAWRSLSDSFIRTADGSYTLESDSGGEAMHTRSGAITESFEKFVRPSIPPDAEEIRVLDLCSGLGYNTAALLEFTSAGEVTVDMVEVSPETLAAALIVPSPVKSHEFVRAAYEDRLMDMGIVSVRASPPPPPGVTLRVHCEDARETLQKLEAEYYDAIFLDAFSPGVSPELYTVEFLSQIARVIKPDGVLATYTSAAPLRSALIEVEFHVGAGPVFGRKSAGTLASMDPSKVKEPLDWRDERMVALSDAGVPYRDPTLSSDGETIIEKRRLERMVVRGVTRISSAVKTPIYLGVSVEGDRIGRRVRRNLERMGISDTKGGEALYIICPQMDECVCGCGEERVTTSRERILSMRRRLLEVASFRG, from the coding sequence ATGGTACTCACACCAAGGGACGATGTTCTGGGGGCTGTTAGAAAGTACTTTGAAAGTGAGCGCCAGGATGGGATAAACAGGCGAACTGAAGCATGGCGTTCACTTTCAGATAGTTTCATAAGAACCGCTGATGGCTCCTACACCCTGGAGTCAGATTCTGGGGGGGAGGCCATGCACACCAGGAGCGGCGCCATAACAGAGTCCTTTGAAAAATTTGTAAGACCCTCGATACCACCTGATGCAGAGGAAATCCGGGTTCTTGACCTCTGTTCTGGCCTCGGGTATAATACAGCAGCGCTCCTTGAATTCACATCTGCCGGTGAGGTTACAGTGGACATGGTGGAGGTTTCCCCTGAGACACTGGCAGCGGCCCTCATAGTCCCCTCACCAGTAAAATCCCATGAGTTTGTCAGGGCTGCCTATGAGGACCGCCTGATGGATATGGGAATCGTCAGCGTAAGGGCATCTCCCCCACCACCCCCTGGGGTCACCCTGAGGGTTCACTGCGAGGATGCAAGGGAGACGCTCCAGAAACTTGAGGCTGAATACTATGACGCCATCTTCCTTGACGCATTCAGTCCCGGGGTTTCACCTGAACTCTATACTGTGGAGTTTCTATCACAGATAGCCAGGGTTATAAAGCCGGATGGAGTCCTTGCAACCTACACCTCCGCGGCTCCCCTGAGATCCGCCCTCATAGAGGTGGAGTTCCATGTTGGGGCCGGCCCGGTATTTGGAAGGAAGTCGGCAGGTACACTGGCCTCAATGGATCCCTCAAAGGTTAAAGAGCCCCTGGACTGGAGGGATGAGAGGATGGTGGCCCTCAGTGATGCGGGGGTACCCTACAGGGATCCCACACTTTCTTCAGATGGTGAAACCATAATTGAGAAGCGTAGACTTGAGCGCATGGTGGTTCGTGGTGTTACAAGGATTTCATCCGCAGTTAAAACCCCCATATACCTTGGAGTATCCGTTGAAGGGGACAGGATCGGACGCAGAGTCAGGCGGAACCTTGAGAGGATGGGCATATCCGATACGAAGGGAGGGGAGGCACTCTACATAATATGCCCCCAGATGGATGAATGTGTATGTGGCTGTGGCGAGGAAAGGGTGACAACCTCAAGGGAAAGGATACTCTCAATGAGGAGGAGACTGCTGGAAGTGGCCAGTTTCAGAGGATGA
- a CDS encoding nascent polypeptide-associated complex protein: MIPGMGMNPKQLKQMQRAMKQMGMDMKDLRGVEEVVIKLKKKEIIIKNPRVNVMDFMGQKTYQVTGKARERDLEVEVKIPEDDIELVMNQTGVSREEATRALQETGGDLAEAIMRLS; this comes from the coding sequence ATGATACCGGGCATGGGAATGAACCCGAAGCAGCTGAAACAGATGCAGAGGGCCATGAAGCAGATGGGAATGGATATGAAGGACCTCCGTGGCGTTGAGGAGGTTGTGATCAAACTCAAGAAGAAGGAGATCATAATAAAAAATCCCCGCGTGAATGTCATGGACTTCATGGGCCAGAAGACCTATCAGGTGACCGGCAAGGCCCGTGAACGTGACCTTGAAGTTGAGGTTAAGATACCCGAGGATGACATTGAACTTGTCATGAACCAGACCGGTGTAAGCCGGGAAGAAGCCACCAGGGCCCTTCAGGAAACCGGGGGTGACCTGGCAGAGGCCATTATGAGGTTGAGCTGA